The genomic region ACACACTTCATAAAATGTTGATTTTTCCCTCACAACACCTATCATGAAATGACCCCTAATTATCACCGATGACTATGACAATAAAACTAACCTACTAAAAACATATGAATAATGTACTCTCATTTACCGTTTTCGCTTATAATATTTCTTTGACTTTTGGTTCTTAATAATATTAATTGTATTCAACATTCTTGAATAAGACAAAGCAACCACTTTCTGCCACATTGAATAAGAACTGAAATTATACCAGAAAGCCTTGATAATAATGGGAGTATAAAAAAATATACGAAGTTTTAAAGTTTTAATAATGTTGCtcatttataaaataataagtttAATAGTTTCTACTGATAGTAATCCAAAATTTATTTACCAGATTATTTTATAATTGTAACTGTGTCTTGTTTTATCTCATTTAGCATTGAGATCAACAACATGAAAATACAATTAGTGCAATATGGAGATCATGAGGAAGGTTTAAGTAGAAGAGTGCGTATAAAAGACaaacagtaaattaaagagagacAAAATTTGAAGGTTAATACACACATTCTTAGATTCTTAGGTATTGCATATTTAGGATTTCTtgttaattatttactttttgtTCAAATAACACTTAATGACCAGGTGAACTTATTATTAGTCTAGATTTTTACTTTTTGGATCTGTCTAGTGTCTACTCTACCACCCCTGCTGCCTTCTATGTtgaacatttttttaaaaaataaaaaataattaatagataataaataataaaaaaaaactaatcatAAATAAGCAGGTCTAGCATATGACAGTTTTTTTTTCTCGGTTTCATTAATTAAAGGAAGGCTTAATACATATATTTGTAGCTATACTAAATAACATTTTACTCTCAATCTATGTCAAGAATTAAGTTTAAATTAAGCTACACTTCTAATTAATGAAAATTACAAAGACTATAAAGCGATATTATATAATAGCTAAAAGTTTGATTTAAATCTTAAAATCTTCTGACATTNNNNNNNNNNNNNNNNNNNNNNNNNNNNNNNNNNNNNNNNNNNNNNNNNNNNNNNNNNNNNNNNNNNNNNNNNNNNNNNNNNNNNNNNNNNNNNNNNNNNNNNNNNNNNNNNNNNNNNNNNNNNNNNNNNNNNNNNNNNNNNNNNNNNNNNNNNNNNNNNNNNNNNNNNNNNNNNNNNNNNNNNNNNNNNNNNNNNNNNNNNNNNNNNNNNNNNNNNNNNNNNNNNNNNNNNNNNNNNNNNNNNNNNNNNNNNNNNNNNNNAAAAAtacaaattaataaaagaaaaaaaaaatattttatgacatttaatttaaaaaaataaataaattattataaacgGTTGATCAATAATCGAACGATTGAACCAATGACTCAATAAAAAAAACAATTTAGTGTAAGGTTATCAAAAGAACATTTAGTTAGTTCTATAAAACAGCACCTTAACTGATAGAATCAATAACAAAATAATTGAATCAATAACTCAATAATCTAGCATTTTAACTAGATCAATTACTATTTCGATTTTAATAACTATGTTTTTACTATCTTTTGatgtttttttgttatttttaattttaaaaagtatttttatcAACGCCTAAATTTTTCGATGCATTTTTTTCATTCGGATATAAATAGCAAAGATACAAGCAAGTTTCAAAATGAAAGCATTTGATAGGTAAAGgggataaataaaagaaaatcaaaaagaaaaaaaaaagaaagaagaaatactAGTAAATTAATTGAAGTTACTACTACTAATTAAGAATTCAAGAAACATTTTTCTTCATCGTGTTTGATCCAACTAAAGTTTCTTTAACTCATTGTCGATTCTTTAATTATTGTTAAGACTGTTCTTATTCCATAATGAATTGATGCCTAACGTTTAGAATACTCCACTGAATGGACATCATTAATCATCATACACCCCAAGACCTTAACAAAACAACAAAATGTCATAAATCATAAATGCATTATTTAAAACGTTGTAGGGTTCACACCGTCTTTAATAATCCAAAATTGAAAGGGATTCCAATCTAAGAAGCTATGATTAAGTCAACAATATATCTAATAAGAGAGATGAAATTTCTTGTAAGAGGGCCGACATAAAAGCGCGTAGAAACATTAATTTCTTATCGATTAATAGTATTctatttctttattattattttttctttgttttctggcAAATAGGATTCTACAGATGCATACACAGATACATAGATAGTTGAACCAAAACAACGACCTAGGACATGGTTTACTTTGAATGAATCTGCAACAAAACTTCATAGTATGTACTTATGTTAACTTTGACCAATTACAATTCTTGCTATAACCTTCTATCTTACTCCACAGCCaccctactttttcttttactttctacACTTTTTGGCGGACGCTCTTTcccaaacttagaaaataaatGCTCTAAAACACAGAGTAGAAGGATCTTGTTCATGGGTCTGGCACTTGATGATACAATTATTAGTTTACTCACTTCTTTTGTCTTGTGTTGGACCGTACCCAAGAATACACACCAATGAGAATTAGATTACATTCATTGCTTCCCTTCATTCTCTGCTATGTGATATTTATCAGTATTCACATTTCTGTCATCTCTGGCCAATGTCTTCCAGATCAACAATCATTGTTGCTGCAATTGAAGAAGAGCCTTGCTTTCAACAGTACAAGTTCCAGCAAACTGAACTTTTGGAATCAAAGTTCTGATTGCTGTGATTGGAGTGGTGTAAGTTGTGATAATGAAGGACATGTTTCTGGTCTTGATCTTAGTGGAGAATCAATCACTGGTGGATTCAACAATTCAAGCAGCCTATTCAGTCTCCGTCATCTGCAGAGGTTAAGCTTGGCAGCTAATAATTTCAATTCTGTGATTCCTTCAGCATTTGACAAGTTGGACAAGTTAACGTACCTGAATTTGTCATATGCTGGGTTCGTGGGGCAGATTCCAATAGAGATTTCTAAGCTGACGAGGTTGGTTAGTCTTGATATCTCATCTCTTGCCTATTTGGCAGGGCAAGATCTAAAACTTGAGAATCCAAATCTAAGAATGCTTGTCAGTAATCTGAGCAGTATTAAGCAATTGTATCTGAATGGTGTAACTATAACCGCTCATGGAAATGAATGGTGCAATGTTATGTTGTCGCTGCGTGGATTGCAAGAATTGAGCATGTCAAGTTGCAATCTCTCAGGACCCATTGATGCTTCCCTGGCAAATCTTGTGAATCTCTCAGTCATTATTCTTAATCAGAATAATTTATCATCTACAGTGCCAGAAACCTTTGCCAATTTGAAGAATTTGACCACCCTTAGCCTTTCTTCATGTGGGTTAATTGGAACGTTTCCACAAAAGATCTTCCAGGTTAGAACACTGTCATCCATTGACATATCATTCAATTCTAACCTTCAAGGTGTCTTTCCATCCTTCCAACTGAGTGGAGCTCTTCATACTTTGATAGTAAGTGAAACGAGCTTCTCTGGAACACTTCCTAGTTCACTATCAAACCTCAACGGCCTCAGTTACTTGGATTTGTCACATAACAACTTCACTGGTCCAATCCCATCTTTTGGAATGGCGAGAAAGCTTTCCTACGTAGATCTTTCTCATAATAATTTTAGTGGGCCAATTCCATCTTCTGCTCACTTTGAAGGACTACAAAATCTCATCAGCATCAACCTGGGTTACAATTCCATCAGTGGAAGAATTCCTTCATCTCTTTTTAGACTCCCATTACTGCAGAAGATTCAACTTTCCAACAACCAATTTGGTCAATTGGATGAACTCAAGAATGTTTCTTCCTCTAAATTAAAGATTCTTGATTTAAGTAGCAACAACATATCAGGTCCAATACCAACATCCCTCTTCCAGCTCACAGGACTCTCTATCCTCCAGCTTTCCTCAAACAAGTTCAATGGTTTGATGCAGCTAAATAAGTTTCTGGAGCTCAGAAATTTGACCACACTGGACCTTTCATACAACAACTTGTCAGTCAGCGTGAATCTCAACTTATCTTCCATTCCAAACATTAGCACTCTAAAATTGGCATCCTGCAGTTTGAAGGTTATCCCTGGTTTCTTGAGATACCAGTCTAGGTTGAGCACTCTAGACCTATCCAATAACCAAATTCAAGGAGCAGTTCCCAACTGGATTTGGAAACTGGATAGTCTTGAAAGCCTTAATATGTCTCACAATTATCTGACTAGTTTGGAAGGGCCTTTACAGAATCTTAGTTCCAATTTAATATTCCTTGACCTTCATAGCAATCAACTACTGGGGCCAGCTCCTGTTTTTCCCAAATCTGCTGCCTATGTTGATTACTCAAACAATAATTTTAGCTCCCTTATCGCACTTGAAACTGGTTACCTGTCTGGCACAATTTATCTCTCTCTTGCAAACAATAGATTCCGTGGCAGCATCCCTTATTCCATCTGCAATGCCTCTAGtcttcaagttcttgatttttcCAATAATAACATTTCAGGCACAATTCCTTATTGTTTAATAACACTGAGTCAGATGCTTGGGGTGCTGAATCTGCGCCAGAACAATCTCTCAGGGCTTATCCCCGATGTGTTTCCAGCATCTTGTGCTCTGAGGACTCTTGATCTCCTTGGAAATATCTTAGAAGGGCAGATTCCAAAATCTCTTGCTAATTGCTCGAGACTTGAGGTATTGGACCTTGGGAACAATCAAATTACCGATGGATTTCCATGTTCATTGAAGAACATATCCACTCTTCGTGTGCTCGTATTGCGAAAAAACAACTTCTATGGCAACATTGGATGTCCAAAAGACAATGACACATGGCAAATGCTTCAAATTGTTGATTTGGCCTTTAACCGTTTCAATGGTATTCTACCTGCAAAATGCTTCACAACGTGGGAGGCTATGATGCATGATGAAGACAATGCTGATTCCGAAGAAAATCATCTCCGATTTGAGGTACTTAAATTTGGTCCGAAATATTATCAGGATTCGGTAACAGTTACAAGCAAAGGTCTAACGATGGAGTTAGTTAAAATTCTAACTGTCTTCACTTCCATCGACTTTTCATCTAATCATTTCCAAGGAGAAATACCGAAAGAACTGTTTGACTTCAAAGCACTCTATGTGCTTAACTTATCGAACAATGCTCTTTCTGGCCAGATTCCATCTTCTATAGGGAATTTGAAACAGCTTGAGTCACTAGACCTGTCAAAGAACTCATTACAAGGAGAAATTCCCTCTGGGCTTGCAAGTTTGAATTTCCTTTCAGTCCTGAATCTCTCATTCAATCAGCTGCAGGGAAGAATCCCTATGGGTAGCCaaatccaaacattttcaaatTCTTCTTTCCTTGATAATAAAGGATTATGTGGGGCTCCTTTGACTAAAAAATGCAGTGATGTCAATCCAGCAGGAGCTCCAAGAACAAAATCAGCTACTGAATTTGATTGGCAGTTTGTATCCACCGGAGTTGGTTTTGGGGTTGGAGCAGGACTAATTGTTTCGCTGTTGATGATTTGGGATCGAGGAAGAAAATGGAGCAACAACAGCATTGACAggtttcttcttcttgttcttccaatGTTTGGGTTATCATACACACCAcccattgatgatgatgatgatgatgatgatgatgatgatgatgatgatgatgatgatgatgatgatgatgatgatgatgatgatgatgatgatgatgatgatgatgatgatgatgatgatgatgatgatgatgatgatgatgacaaggTGTCTTTCCATCCTTCCAACTGAGTGGAGCTCTTCATACTTTGATAGTAAGTGAAACGAGCTTCTCTGGAACACTTCCTAGTTCACTATCAAACCTCAACGGCCTCAGTTACTTGGATTTGTCACATAACAACTTCACTGGTCCAATCCCATCTTTTGGAATGGCGAGAAAGCTTTCCTACGTAGATCTTTCTCATAATAATTTTAGTGGGCCAATTCCATCTTCTGCTCACTTTGAAGGACTACAAAATCTCATCAGCATCAACCTGGGTTACAATTCCATCAGTGGAAGAATTCCTTCATCTCTTTTTAGACTCCCATTACTGCAGAAGATTCAACTTTCCAACAACCAATTTGGTCAATTGGATGAACTCAAGAATGTTTCTTCCTCTAAATTAAAGATTCTTGATTTAAGTAGCAACAACATATCAGGTCCAATACCAACATCCCTCTTCCAGCTCACAGGACTCTCTATCCTCCAGCTTTCCTCAAACAAGTTCAATGGTTTGATGCAGCTAAATAAGTTTTTGGAGCTCAGAAATTTGACCACACTGGACCTTTCGTACAATAACTTGTCGGTCAATGTGAATATCAACCTGTCTTCCATTCCAAGCATCAGCACTCTAAAATTGGCATCCTGCAGTTTGAAGGTTATCCCTGGTTTCTTGAGATACCAGTCTAGGTTGAGCACTCTAGACCTATCCAATAACCAAATTCAAGGAGCAGTTCCCAACTGGATTTGGAAACTGGATAGTCTTGAAAGCCTTAATATGTCTCACAATTATCTGACTAGTTTGGAAGGGCCTTTACAGAATCTTAGTTCCAATTTAATATTCCTTGACCTTCATAGCAATCAACTACTGGGGCCAGCTCCTGTTTTTCCCAAATCTGCTGCCTATGTTGATTACTCAAACAATAATTTTAGCTCCCTTATCGCACTTGAAACTGGTTACCTGTCTGGCACAATTTATCTCTCTCTTGCAAACAATAGATTCCGTGGCAGCATCCCTTATTCCATCTGCAATGCCTCTAGtcttcaagttcttgatttttcCAATAATAACATTTCAGGCACAATTCCTTATTGTTTAATAACACTGAGTCAGATGCTTGGGGTGCTGAATCTGCGCCAGAACAATCTCTCAGGGCTTATCCCCGATGTGTTTCCAGCATCTTGTGCTCTGAGGACTCTTGATCTCCTTGGAAATATCTTAGAAGGGCAGATTCCAAAATCTCTTGCTAATTGCTCGAGACTTGAGGTATTGGACCTTGGGAACAATCAAATTACCGATGGATTTCCATGTTCATTGAAAAACATATCCACTCTCCGTGTGCTAGTATTGCGAAATAACAACTTCCATGGCAACATTCGATGTCCAAAAACCAATAGTACATGGCAAATGCTTCAAATTGTTGATTTGGCCTTTAACCGTTTCAATGGTATTCTACCTGCAAAATGCTTCACAACGTGGGAGGCTATGATGCATGATGAAGACAATGCTGATTCCGAAGAAAATCATCTCCGATTTGAGGTACTTAAATTTGGTCCGAAATATTATCAGGATTCGGTAACAGTTACAAGCAAAGGTCTAACGATGGAGTTAGTTAAAATTCTAACTGTCTTCACTTCCATCGACTTTTCATCTAATCATTTCCAAGGAGAAATACCGAAAGAACTGTTTGATTTCAAAGCACTCTATGTGCTTAACTTATCAAACAATGCTCTTTATGGCCAGATTCCATCATCTATAGGGAATTTGAAACAGCTTGAGTCACTAGACCTCTCAAAGAACTCATTACAAGGAGAAATTCCCTCTGGGCTTGCAAGTTTGAATTTCCTTTCAGTCCTGAATCTCTCATTCAATCAGCTGCAGGGAAGAATCCCTATGGGTAGCCaaatccaaacattttcaaatTCTTCTTTCCTTGATAATAAAGGATTATGTGGGGCTCCTTTGACTAAAAAATGCAGTGATGTCAATCCAGCAGGAGCTCCAAGAACAAAATCAGCTACTGAATTTGATTGGCAGTTTGTATCCACCGGAGTTGGTTTTGGGGTTGGAGCAGGACTAATTGTTTCGCTGTTGATGATTTGGGATCGAGGAAGAAAATGGAGCAACAACAGCATTGACAggtttcttcttcttgttcttccaatGTTTGGGTTATCATACACACCAcccattgatgatgatgatgatgatgatgatgatgatgatgatgatgatgatgatgatgatgatgacagaGAAGACAGGAATTCGTATATGACAGATGATGATGAAGACAGTGAGGCTTATGGAAGGCTCAAAGGGTGGTACTGTGTTTATTGCTCCAAACTTAGTATCACTCAGATGAAGGTAATTCATGATCCAAGCTGTACATGCTTCCATCACTCATCACCGCTTTCAACTTCTACACATTCATCAGATTCTTATTCTCCTTAGTTGAAAACATGCTAATATGTTTCTGTTATTTTCATATCATTTTTTCCTGAATGCATACATGCAAGATGGAATCATTTATTGTATATGCATGCTGTACATACACACAAAATCATTTCAGAGTTTGCAACAGAAAATTTGAGCAATAAAAGAACAATGTCCCCGCTGATTTTTCACTGAGGATTTTCATCAAATACTTGGGAGGCACCACCAAAATAACGAATTGCAGTTATGGATAGCATTGGTGGAATAAATATGTAAGAAAATAGTGTAAGAGCGAATCACAACCAGAGAGTAATAGAAAGAAAATACACTGGCGGATGAGTGAACTGAGCGGTGGCTTTTTGTTGTTTCGTTTCGTTTTGTTTTGTTCTCTTTCCATGAGGCCCAAAATATCAATTTCAGAATTCTGAAAATAAAATCAATTATACATATCTAAGAATATCATTACAGTCCTACCATAAACCAACAATTTAAAAAGATAGTAAAAATACAAAGATTACCTATATATTCATTATTCTGTTCCGAGCAATAAAATGGATATCAGATCACATTTTTTCTTCTGCCTATTGAACCAAGAATACAATACATTATTTATCAGCACTAGGACAAACTAATGAGGTGAAGAATAGAAGGGCCAGCTTCTTCATTTCAATGGATCTTCACCCTTTGCATATGTTGCTAATTGAATATCCTTCAAGGGTTGCTTTTTCCATAATCTTTTCCTGGTCAAAATAAAATGAGCTTGTTGGTTTTCTGATTGCAAATAATTCAGAAACAAGTAAAGCTTTAAGCATTATTGGATCTTTTCAGTAGTAAATAAACTTACTTGAATTATAGTTGTGATCATCCCTGATCTACCCTGCAGTAACTCAAAGTGAGAAAATCTTAATTGAACTTAATATAATTGCAGCTTGTAGCAAAGGAGAAATAGCCACCTGAAATTGCTTCTTTGTCCATGATATATCCTTCCACGTTTTGGAATGGACTGATTGCCATTCTGTTGGAACCTGAATACTTTCGACATGTTGCAAAATCCTCAAGCCACCTACAACATCATTAGTTCCCAAGTTAAcgtttgaaattaaagaaaacaaacttGCAGGGTACATTTATATTTGGAATCTGGATAGCTATATATAAGAATAAAAATTGAAAGCAATTCTTCCTTATTACAACGCATTTTACTTTAGAAAGGCTTGATGATTTGAAGAGACATGTCATGATGTCTCATATCAAAACTGGTGGCTTGGAATAACTATGTTAGACGGTAATGCTCGGTGAATGGATAACTATATCAGAAGCCTCAACCATTCAGATTCAGGATGCATTTAATAAGTTAGACATATTTCATCTGAGTCGCATTAGTTCCTAGAACGTAATTGACATCCACATCtcttaaagaaaattattttacaacAGCTCATGCAAATCTTAAGTAGTTGAATTCCATCTTCAATAACACTAAGAAGAACAAATGAAAAGAGACAAATACTTGTGATGAATGCCTCCTCCCAGATTCCATGTTCCAACCATGATGGAGCAACTTCTCGAATTGGGATTCCTTCACTCCTGCATACTCTGCTCACAAAATACAAATCAGACCTCAATGGCTCAATcactgataatttttttttttattcccaTTTTTTTCCTTTACTTCCATCCTGTGTTTGATCTTCTTGAAG from Arachis ipaensis cultivar K30076 chromosome B02, Araip1.1, whole genome shotgun sequence harbors:
- the LOC107627699 gene encoding uncharacterized protein LOC107627699, with product MRIRLHSLLPFILCYVIFISIHISVISGQCLPDQQSLLLQLKKSLAFNSTSSSKLNFWNQSSDCCDWSGVSCDNEGHVSGLDLSGESITGGFNNSSSLFSLRHLQRLSLAANNFNSVIPSAFDKLDKLTYLNLSYAGFVGQIPIEISKLTRLVSLDISSLAYLAGQDLKLENPNLRMLVSNLSSIKQLYLNGVTITAHGNEWCNVMLSLRGLQELSMSSCNLSGPIDASLANLVNLSVIILNQNNLSSTVPETFANLKNLTTLSLSSCGLIGTFPQKIFQVRTLSSIDISFNSNLQGVFPSFQLSGALHTLIVSETSFSGTLPSSLSNLNGLSYLDLSHNNFTGPIPSFGMARKLSYVDLSHNNFSGPIPSSAHFEGLQNLISINLGYNSISGRIPSSLFRLPLLQKIQLSNNQFGQLDELKNVSSSKLKILDLSSNNISGPIPTSLFQLTGLSILQLSSNKFNGLMQLNKFLELRNLTTLDLSYNNLSVSVNLNLSSIPNISTLKLASCSLKVIPGFLRYQSRLSTLDLSNNQIQGAVPNWIWKLDSLESLNMSHNYLTSLEGPLQNLSSNLIFLDLHSNQLLGPAPVFPKSAAYVDYSNNNFSSLIALETGYLSGTIYLSLANNRFRGSIPYSICNASSLQVLDFSNNNISGTIPYCLITLSQMLGVLNLRQNNLSGLIPDVFPASCALRTLDLLGNILEGQIPKSLANCSRLEVLDLGNNQITDGFPCSLKNISTLRVLVLRKNNFYGNIGCPKDNDTWQMLQIVDLAFNRFNGILPAKCFTTWEAMMHDEDNADSEENHLRFEVLKFGPKYYQDSVTVTSKGLTMELVKILTVFTSIDFSSNHFQGEIPKELFDFKALYVLNLSNNALSGQIPSSIGNLKQLESLDLSKNSLQGEIPSGLASLNFLSVLNLSFNQLQGRIPMGSQIQTFSNSSFLDNKGLCGAPLTKKCSDVNPAGAPRTKSATEFDWQFVSTGVGFGVGAGLIVSLLMIWDRGRKWSNNSIDRFLLLVLPMFGLSYTPPIDDDDDDDDDDDDDDDDDDQGVFPSFQLSGALHTLIVSETSFSGTLPSSLSNLNGLSYLDLSHNNFTGPIPSFGMARKLSYVDLSHNNFSGPIPSSAHFEGLQNLISINLGYNSISGRIPSSLFRLPLLQKIQLSNNQFGQLDELKNVSSSKLKILDLSSNNISGPIPTSLFQLTGLSILQLSSNKFNGLMQLNKFLELRNLTTLDLSYNNLSVNVNINLSSIPSISTLKLASCSLKVIPGFLRYQSRLSTLDLSNNQIQGAVPNWIWKLDSLESLNMSHNYLTSLEGPLQNLSSNLIFLDLHSNQLLGPAPVFPKSAAYVDYSNNNFSSLIALETGYLSGTIYLSLANNRFRGSIPYSICNASSLQVLDFSNNNISGTIPYCLITLSQMLGVLNLRQNNLSGLIPDVFPASCALRTLDLLGNILEGQIPKSLANCSRLEVLDLGNNQITDGFPCSLKNISTLRVLVLRNNNFHGNIRCPKTNSTWQMLQIVDLAFNRFNGILPAKCFTTWEAMMHDEDNADSEENHLRFEVLKFGPKYYQDSVTVTSKGLTMELVKILTVFTSIDFSSNHFQGEIPKELFDFKALYVLNLSNNALYGQIPSSIGNLKQLESLDLSKNSLQGEIPSGLASLNFLSVLNLSFNQLQGRIPMGSQIQTFSNSSFLDNKGLCGAPLTKKCSDVNPAGAPRTKSATEFDWQFVSTGVGFGVGAGLIVSLLMIWDRGRKWSNNSIDRFLLLVLPMFGLSYTPPIDDDDDDDDDDDDDDDDDDDDREDRNSYMTDDDEDSEAYGRLKGWYCVYCSKLSITQMKVIHDPSCTCFHHSSPLSTSTHSSDSYSP